In the Prochlorococcus sp. MIT 1307 genome, one interval contains:
- a CDS encoding DUF3119 family protein, which yields MSTQTQLDPSKSVVLKPSYRLPLIIIFLGLSLFLFPPNPWPAICISVFGLFLLIQSLILRLEFTANDLIVWQLDRELRRFPFKSWLAWRILLPQLPGIFYFREEASPHLLPILFDPKTLENQLKLRVGALETPKNDLSKSS from the coding sequence ATGAGCACTCAAACTCAATTGGATCCTTCTAAAAGTGTCGTATTAAAACCTTCATATCGATTGCCCTTAATAATAATCTTCTTAGGGCTTTCACTCTTCCTATTTCCACCTAATCCTTGGCCAGCTATATGCATAAGTGTTTTTGGCCTATTTTTGTTGATTCAATCCCTCATCTTGCGATTGGAATTCACTGCAAATGATCTAATAGTTTGGCAACTAGATCGAGAACTGCGACGTTTCCCATTTAAAAGTTGGTTAGCCTGGAGAATCTTATTGCCACAACTTCCTGGCATCTTCTATTTCCGAGAAGAGGCTAGTCCGCACCTATTGCCTATACTTTTTGATCCTAAAACACTTGAGAATCAACTTAAACTAAGAGTTGGGGCTCTTGAAACCCCAAAAAATGACTTATCAAAGTCTTCTTAA
- a CDS encoding ABC transporter permease: MNSPRWLKRLGSSLIIGGQAIAAIARGKIDRIDLFDQLLEAGPGSFLIVLITGVAAGTVFNIQVAAELSRQGVGSQVGGLLAIGMAREIAPLLTATLLTGKVATAYAAQLGTMKVTEQIDAITMLRTDPVEYLVVPRLIAMVIMAPVQCLLFFSVALWSGQISSTALYQIPPGVFWNSVRDWLVLTDLPFMLIKAVVFGLQIAVIACGWGLTTRGGPKEVGTSTTGAVVMTLVTVSLVDVLLTQVLFG; the protein is encoded by the coding sequence ATGAACTCCCCTCGCTGGCTCAAAAGACTAGGAAGCAGTCTGATCATTGGAGGGCAAGCGATAGCAGCAATAGCACGAGGAAAAATTGACAGAATTGATCTCTTTGATCAACTTCTTGAAGCTGGCCCAGGAAGCTTCCTTATTGTTCTAATTACTGGAGTGGCTGCTGGAACAGTATTTAATATTCAAGTAGCTGCTGAGCTAAGCAGACAAGGTGTGGGATCACAAGTGGGGGGACTATTAGCAATTGGGATGGCTAGAGAAATTGCACCATTACTTACCGCAACACTTCTTACGGGCAAAGTTGCAACGGCTTATGCAGCACAACTTGGAACAATGAAAGTTACAGAACAAATTGATGCAATAACGATGCTGAGAACTGACCCTGTTGAATATCTTGTCGTCCCTAGATTGATAGCAATGGTAATAATGGCCCCAGTTCAATGCTTGCTTTTTTTTAGTGTCGCTTTATGGAGTGGCCAAATAAGTAGTACGGCCCTTTACCAGATCCCCCCAGGTGTGTTCTGGAATTCGGTTCGAGATTGGCTAGTTCTCACTGACTTACCATTCATGCTCATCAAGGCTGTGGTTTTTGGGCTTCAAATCGCTGTAATAGCCTGTGGCTGGGGTCTTACAACAAGAGGGGGGCCAAAAGAAGTCGGGACAAGCACAACTGGAGCAGTGGTAATGACTCTTGTAACTGTTTCGTTAGTTGATGTCTTGTTAACTCAAGTCCTATTCGGTTAA